A part of Cannabis sativa cultivar Pink pepper isolate KNU-18-1 chromosome 6, ASM2916894v1, whole genome shotgun sequence genomic DNA contains:
- the LOC115725683 gene encoding probable amino acid permease 7, giving the protein MGGNGKTEQEQSLLHDTLSSSDDSTHLKRTGTTWTAVAHIITGVIGAGVLSLSWSVAQLGWIGGPLAMVLFAATTIVSTQLISDFYRYPHPHFGPARCPSYMQAVHLYLGEKWKYVCGVFVQQSLCGCGITYTITAATSIRAIQRSSCYNEGGEQATCSDGLSLYMLLFGALQIIVSQIPNFHNMAWLSVIAAIMSFAYSFIGFGLGFAKVIENGTIQGSITGVPASNMANKIWLSFQAIGDIAFAYPYSVILLEIQDTLKSPPAQHYTMKKASLIAIFSTTIFYLCCGCFGYAAFGNNTPGNLLSGFDFFQPYWLIDFANVCIVLHLVGGYQIYSQPVFAGVERWYNKKYPNSEFGKSLKVPLVPTIELNPFRLCFRTAYVMCTTGIAMLFPYFNQVLGVSGALSFWPMAIYFPVEMYCVQNNIVPWTRKWLLLKSFSFVCFVVAVAGVIGSLQGLISAKFS; this is encoded by the exons ATGGGTGGAAATGGAAAAACAGAACAGGAGCAATCACTATTGCATGACACCTTATCTTCATCAGATGATTCCACCCACCTTAAAAGAACAG GGACGACATGGACTGCAGTGGCTCATATTATAACAGGTGTGATAGGAGCTGGTGTGTTGTCACTTTCATGGAGTGTGGCTCAGTTGGGTTGGATTGGAGGGCCTTTAGCTATGGTGTTGTTTGCAGCCACAACCATTGTTTCAACACAACTTATTTCTGATTTTTACAGATACCCTCATCCTCATTTCGGTCCTGCTCGTTGCCCTTCTTATATGCAAGCTGTCCATTTGTATTTAG GAGAGAAATGGAAGTATGTGTGTGGAGTATTTGTGCAACAGAGCTTGTGTGGATGTGGGATTACCTATACCATTACAGCAGCCACCAGTATCAG AGCCATTCAACGGTCGAGCTGTTACAACGAAGGAGGGGAACAAGCAACATGTTCGGACGGACTTAGTCTGTACATGTTGCTATTCGGAGCTCTTCAGATTATAGTGTCACAGATTCCAAATTTCCATAACATGGCTTGGCTTTCTGTTATTGCTGCAATCATGTCCTTTGCCTACTCTTTTATTGGATTTGGACTTGGCTTTGCCAAAGTCATAG AAAATGGAACAATTCAAGGGAGCATAACAGGAGTTCCAGCCTCAAATATGGCTAACAAAATATGGTTATCATTTCAAGCAATTGGGGACATTGCTTTTGCTTATCCATACTCAGTTATCCTTCTTGAGATTCAG GATACATTGAAGTCTCCACCAGCACAACACTACACCATGAAGAAGGCTTCACTCATTGCAATCTTCTCAACAACCATTTTCTATCTATGCTGTGGATGTTTCGGGTATGCAGCTTTCGGAAACAACACACCGGGAAACCTCTTATCAGGATTCGATTTCTTCCAACCTTATTGGCTCATAGACTTTGCTAATGTCTGCATTGTTCTACACTTGGTGGGAGGATATCAG ATATACAGTCAGCCAGTATTTGCAGGAGTTGAAAGATGGTACAACAAGAAATACCCGAATAGCGAATTTGGGAAGAGTTTGAAGGTACCATTAGTGCCAACAATTGAACTAAATCCTTTTCGATTATGCTTCCGAACCGCGTATGTAATGTGTACAACAGGAATTGCCATGTTGTTTCCTTATTTCAATCAAGTTTTGGGAGTGTCAGGGGCATTGAGTTTTTGGCCTATGGCTATATATTTTCCAGTGGAAATGTACTGTGTGCAAAACAACATAGTTCCATGGACAAGAAAATGGCTTCTTCTCAAGAGTTTTAGCTTTGTTTGCTTTGTTGTTGCAGTTGCTGGTGTCATTGGATCACTTCAAGGACTTATTAGTGCTAAGTTTAGTTGA